The genome window GGTGATCACAGGGTTCTCCGTATCAATGTTGACCTCAGGAGTTTGAGCAAAAGCTAGCCCTGTGCACAAAAGAATGCCCGAGGCGCTAAGAAAGATTTTAAGAGAGAAGTTGAAGTGTTTCATATAATTAGCAGATTATTAATAATATTTCTATAATATGTGTCATGTTTTTACTACAACATCTATGCCTTAGTTTTTCCTAATGAGCATTAATGGCAAAAGGCCGCCTGATGTTTAAATCAGACGGCCTTTCTATTTGAATGCTTGTGAAATGCTAGCTATAATAGAATTCCCCAAATTCGCTTTTAATAGTCAGTTTTTTGGTGTCCGAAGCTTCTACCCTACCGACAATCTGCGCATCGATCCCGAACGATTTAGATATCTCAATTACCCGCTCCGCATGCTGCTGAGAAAGGTAAATTTCAAGCCTATGCCCCATATTGAACACTTTATACATTTCCTGCCAGTCTGTTCCGCTTTCTTCCTGGATCATTTGAAACAATGGAGGCACCGGCAGCAGGTTATCCTTGATAATGTGAAGGTTATCAACAAAATGTAGAATTTTTGTCTGAGCGCCGCCACTGCAATGCACCATGCCATGGATCTCCGAACGCATCTCGTCCAGCAATGCTTTGGCAACCGGCGCGTAAGTCCTTGTGGGTGAGAGCACAAGCTGGCCTACATTCAATGGTGTTCCTGCAACGGGATCGGTCAATTTTTTGGTTCCGCTATAAATTAGGTCTGCATTTACTTCCGGGTCAAAGCTTTCCGGATATTTTTCTGCGAGATACTTACCTAAAACATCATGGCGTGCAGAAGTAAGCCCGTTACTGCCCATTCCACCATTGTAAACTTCCTCATACGTTGCTTGTCCGCAGGATGCCAACCCTACGATTACATCACCAGCGACAATGTTGGCATTATCAACCACTTCCGAACGCTTCATTCGCGCAATGACCGTGCTGTTGACCGTAACAGTTCTTACAAGATCCCCTACATCAGCGGTTTCACCGCCGGTGCTGTAAATTTCAACGCCATAACTGCGCAGCATTTCCAAAACCTCTTCTGCACCATTGATCACCTCAGCAATCACTTCACCGGGAATGCGGTTTTTATTCCGGTCAATGGTCGAAGAATAGAGCATTGGGCCCGTTGCGCCTACGCACAAAAGATCATCCGTATTCATCACAATCGCATCCTGCGCAATGCCTTTCCAAACCGAAATATCGCCCGTTTCTTTCCAATACAAATAGGCAAGAGAGGTTTTCGTACCAGCGCCATCGGCATGCATAATGGTGCAATATTCGGGATCACCAGCTAATGTATCCGGAACGATTTTGCAAAAAGCTTTTGGAAAAAGCCCCTTATCTATCTTTTCAATGGCCTTATGTACATCTTCTTTTGAAGCCGAGACACCGCGTTGCAGATAACGGTCGGTAGTTTTCATTTGAGCGTAATTAATTTATTTCGCACAAAAATAGGAAAAAGCCCCTCCCCAATCAATTTCCGTTCTATTTCGAAACGATTTCCAAAATTCAAACGATTTCGAATTCAAACGATTTCCAAATTTTAAATGATTTCCGTTCACTTAAGTGAACGGCTAACGGGGGATTTTTTGGGGGATTTGGGATTGGTTGGTTCCCATCCGTATTTCTTCATGAATCGGTCACTTTCTTGCTTGAATGTTTTGGTTCGATGATGCGATTCTTGTTTTCTGATATAATTTCTGACAATTTCAACATGCCTTTCGCTTACGCTGACAGCCCAATAATCGTCCTGCCACGTAAATTTTCGGGTCGTCAACTTGTTTTGATTAATCCAAAAAGACGATTCACCTTTAATCAATTGCGCCACTTTGCTAATGGTTTGCTCCCTTTCAAGCGCAACCAAGCAATGAGCATGATCCGTCCATCCATTCACGGAATCAAGGAAAATGCCCTTCTCTCTGGCATTTTCGTACATATGCTCAAAAACTTTCCATCTGATTGAATCATTTAAAAACGGATGCCGGTATTTCGTCGCGAAAACCATGTGAACCCAAACTCTCGTCCAACTCATAATGAATATCGATTGTTATAAATACCCATTAGACGTAACATCAATATTTGAGTCACATCATAATTTCTTCGCGTCGTTTTGAATTGACGGTTTATACCCAATTGATCGTAAATTTGCCTTTCAATCCGATCTTTTTTACTACAAATACATCACTGCATTGAAACTCTGGCAAAAAGAAAATACGGTTACTTCTGAAAAAATAGAAAAATTCACCGTTGGTCGGGACCGGGAAATGGACCTGCACCTGGCGGAATATGATGTATTAGGCAATCTGGCGCATGCTAAAATGCTTGAAACCATCGGGCTTTTGACTTCTGATGATCTTGTAGCATTAGAGCAGGAACTCAAATTAATCCACTTCCAGATTCAGCAAGGCGAGTTCCTAATTGAAGAAGGAGTGGAAGATGTGCATTCACAAGTGGAATTGCAGTTAACACGCAAACTGGGCGATACAGGCAAGAAAATCCATAGCGGACGCTCGCGCAATGATCAGGTGCTGGTAGACATGAAGCTGTATACGCGTGCCCGTTTGTTTGAAGTGGTGCAGGCTACGGAAAAGCTTTTTGATGTGCTGGTAAGCCGTTCGGAGGAGCATAAAAATGACCTTCTGCCTGGTTATACGCATTTGCAGATCGCCATGCCGTCGTCGTTTGGCTTATGGTTTGGCGCTTATGCGGAAGGGTTGATCGATGATTTAATTCAATTAAATGCTGCCTATCGCCTGGCTAATCGCAACCCGCTGGGATCGGGGGCGGGATATGGCTCTTCTTTTCCTTTGAACAGAACATTGACTACTGAACTTCTAGGTTTCGAGGGCATGCACCATAATGTTGTGTATGCACAAATGAGCCGCGGGCGCACGGAACAGGCTGCATTGACGGCAATCGCCTCGCTGGCGGCAACCGTTTCCAGGTTAGCGATGGATGTATGCCTTTATAACAGCCAGAATTTCAGCTTCATCGTGTTGCCCGACGACCTTACAACCGGAAGCAGCATAATGCCGCATAAAAAAAATCCGGATGTGGCGGAATTGCTTCGTGCAAAAACAAACCGGATAAAAGCATTGCCGATGGAGGTGACGATGGTTTTGAGCAATCTGCCGTCGGGTTACCATCGCGATATGCAGTTGTTGAAAGAGATATTAATGCCTGCTTTTGATGAAATCCTGGATTGCCTGGACATTGCCGCATTCATGCTTGAAAATATGAAAGTGAAGCAAAACCTATTGGACGATGCCAAATATGATTTGCTTTTCAGCGTGGAACGTGTGAATGAGCTCGTGATCAATGGTGTGCCTTTCCGGGATGCTTACCGACAGGTTGGGGCGGAGATAGGTGATGGAAGCTACACGGCCCCGCGCGAGTTGAAGCATACGCACGAAGGAAGCATTGGAAACCTGCAAACTGCTGAAATCCAGCAGCGCATGAAGCAGGAGATCGCGGCTTTTGGTTACGATAAGGTAACTGCAGCACTGGAAAAACTATTGCAGAACGGTTAACAAAATGAAGGAATGTGGCGAAAGATAAATGTGTTGATCCTTATTTGCCTGCTGGTTTCTTTTGATAAAACCGAAGGAGGGCCCATTCGTGAAATATTACTCGCAACACCATTAAAAGTGATCCTTTTTCTGGATCCCGAATGTCCGGTTACCAATGCGTATATGAGGGAAATAAAGCAAATTTATGCCGATTATAGTGCAAAAGGCGTGAGTTTTGAAGCCTACTTCCCGATGGAAACCGTTACAGAACGGGACATCCAGGGATTTTTGAAAAATTATAATGCTACATTCCCTGGCTTTCCGGATCCTGGCATGCGGAAGGCAACACGTTACAAAGCAACCGTTATGCCGGAAGTTGTTTTGCTCAATGCAAATGGCCTGGTTGTCTATCAGGGCGCGATTGATAACTGGTTTTACGCGTTGGGAAAAAGTCGTCCGAAAGCGACTGAGCTTTACCTGAGAAATGCACTGGAAGCGACATTGAATGACAATCCGATCATGCAAAGTAAGACACAGGCCATTGGTTGCCTGATTAATATGAAGCTGGATTGATAACGGGTGGGACGTTGTTTCATCCCTCCGGGATTTGCGTTTCACAACCCTTTTTATTTGCTGCCAATGTTGCGCCGCGCTGCGACTTTGTTAAGTAATATTGAATGGGACATTACAAAAAAAGGAAGGCCAGGCGGCCTTCCTTTTTCAATTATAACTAAATCTAAAAAATATAAAATCAAGGCTTATCCCACCAAACACGTCCTGCTGCGCTGGTCAGGTCACCGAAGCCTGGCATAGCTGCCATAGCGTCGTAAGCTGCTTTTTTGTTTGCGTAGTTAGGGTCAGACTGTGAAGGCAATGTAATTGGCGCACGGCGTGGCACTACCAAAGGAACATTCAGATAGGTTAGTTTTGGCAAAGGCACAACGGATTTCTCGTTAGGGAAACCTGTGCGTTTGTAAAGCGCCCATCCTTCCTGTGGCTGCTTCATGAAGTTCAGATAACTCTGGCTTGCGATCTGGTCCATTGCTCTTGCTGTTTCGAAGGCAATGCCTGGCTGTGCAAGATATGCAGTGATTTCTGCTGGCGTTGTTGGCGTGTAGTCAGTCAATTTCGCATTAACACCAACCTGATTATACCATTCCAAAGAGCTTTTTACACCTGCTTCATACCAGGTTTTTGCAGCTGCTGCGCCTGTTGTTTTCAATGCAATTTCAGCACGCATAAAGCAATACTCAGCATAAGTGATCACAGGAAGATAAGATTGTCCTGTTCCTGCATTTCCGGCTGCGTCCGCTTTACCGGTGCTGAACAAGCGAGGCTGGATCAATGACAACGTATCTACATTTTCCTTGTTGGAATTGATCACCTTCGGCGTGTAATAACGCTGAACCACTGCAGTTAGCCTTGCTTCATCCGGGCTTGTGAAGCTTCCCACGTAACGTCTTCCTTCTTTTGTACCGGCAGGAAGTTTTTTCTCAGCAATCAGCAGGTTAATGTTGGCCTGAGAATATTCGTTTGGCGTGAAGAATGCGTCAATACGCGGATCGCGCTTTTCCCACATGAAATCCACCATCGGCTTAGGCGCTCTCAGCTCGTCTGTATTCCAGTTTCCGCCGCCGGCGTCACCTGTAAATGTTGCATTTCCGATAAATATCCATGCATCTTCATTGCCAGCCATCATATCTGCGGCAGGCTGTGCCAACACTTCTGTAATGATCGCGTTTCCAGCTGCTGCATCCGCTTTTTGAACACGCATAGCCATTCTCAAACGCAATGCATTCGCCGCTTTGATCCATTTCAGCGGGTCGCCTTTGTAATACTGATCGTAAGCTCCCAAAGAATATTGAGGAACCGCAGGGGAAACTTTCAATGCAGCAACCGCGGCTTTGATCTCACCGTCCAGACGTGCGAACAATTCCGGTTGCGTGTCATATTTCGGTTGAAGTGTTCCGCCGTAACGTCCCTGGAAAGCTTCCGAATACGGAATGCTTCCGTAGATGTCAGATACATAAAACGCATAGTATGCTCTCAGGATGCGTGCTATCTGGATCATCTGATCGTAGCGTGGCTGCTCCTCAGGTTCCAGCTTGCCTACAAGCTGTTCCAGATCGTACAATCTGTCCCCAACACCATTGTAAAGCCTTCCGTAACGGTTGGCGAAGTTGTCGAAGTTCAATGTGAACGATCCCTGGTTTCCGTTCAGCAGCGTGTTGTACTGCATCCAGGGCATAATACGACGGTATAGGTCATAGAATGCTTCAAAATCCTGTCCGTGAATACCAGTGGTTGCATTCAGAAACTGGTTCTGAGGCGGAATCTCAGTAAGTGCATCCGGGTTTTTGTTAATGTCCACGAATGCTTCCTTTTCGCAGGAGGACAGAAATCCAACGGCGGCTAACAAGAATATTTTACTACTTCTAAATTTCATAACAAATTTTATTTTGAATGGGCTGTAATAACTCAGGATCACAATCCTACACTCACCGAAACGCCTAGGTTACGTGAGAAAGGAAGACCACCATATTCCATAAATTCACCCGCTTTGTTGCTGTACAAACCTTCTGGGTTGATACCGTCTTTCGCTGTGCGATACAGATAGCCCAGGTTACGTCCAACCAGACTTACACGCAATGACTGAATCTTCGCTTTTCCTAACAATGAAGCAGGAACGTTGTATCCAACCGAAACTTCACGAAGCGAAACCCATGAGTTTTCGAACGTAGAATATTCACGGATACCCGATGACCATTGCGTAAGGTTCATGTAGTAAGCGTAAGCAGGAATTGGCTTCACATAACCAGCCGCAACTGCATCAGCATATGCCATTCCTCCCAAATCTTTCGGAGCGCCGTCTACCACAACCTGGAATCCGTTGGCTAGAACGCCTTCCGGAATGATACCATCATTTCTCACATTTCCTTCCGCATCTGTAAACGTTACGCCGCCCAATTCAGTATTACGACCTGGAAGTGTGAACGCAAATGATCCCAAAGAAGAACCATACTGGTGCGTTGCAGATGACATCAAGCCACCGATCTTCGCATCAGCCTGAACTGTTGCTGTGAAGTTTTTGTAACGGATCGAGTTCACATTGCTCGCAAGGAATTTCTCCATTACGCTTCCCAGTTCCTTGTCTGCTTTTGATCCGTATGAACCATTGCGCACATAACCGATTCCACCTTCACCGGAAATGGCTCCGATCACTTTCTGACCATTAGCAGGATTGTTCGCATCATTCGATTCGTATATCGCGAAACCGTAAGGAGTTATGATCGTTCCGTAGTCTTTTCCAACTCTTGCAACCGACTTAATGTCAGCACCAAAACCAAGGTTCAACTCGTAAGTGTCTGTTCCCTGAACCAATTCCAAAACCTTGTTACGGTTACGGGAGAAGTTAATGCTTGTATTCCATTCGAAATCAGCCTTTTTGATTGGCGTAGCCGTAAGTAAAATCTCAACCCCTTTGTTCTGAATTCTACCAGCATTAACGATACGGCTGCTTACACCAGACTCAGTTGTGGTGTTCAAGCTTAGGATTTCGTTCTTCGTAATTTTGTTGTAGTAAGTCGCGTCAATCCCCAAACGGTTGTTGAAGAAACGAATGTCAGCACCAAATTCAACTTCTCTTGCCAGACGGTTTTTCAAACCATAGTTAGGAAGTGTGTTGGGATCTCTGAAACCTGCCAGGTTGATCTGGCTTCCATCTGCTTGTAAATAAGCAGGTTTTGGCTCATAAACACCTGTCTGGTTCGTAGACCACGCTTCTGTGTCACCACCTGTGTAACCTAAGCTGGCTCTTACTTTACCAAATGACAGCCATGTAGGAAGGTCTTTCAGCGATTCTGTTGCGATCCATGAAAGTCCCACAGAAGGATAAGAATAAATGTAGTCACCGCTTCCGTTCGCATAGGTCAATGTTGAAGACCAGTCTGTACGATAGCTGGCGCTCAATGTTAACGCGTCTTTGAATGTCAGGTCACCATACGCATAAAGAGCGTCGATTCTCTTTGAAGGCGTAAGCGCAATGCTTTCTGTTTTAAGAAGATTAATACTGTTTGACAAAGAATAAACATCAGGAACGCGAAGACCGCCATCTGTTCTCATGTCAAACTTACGTCCACCGATCAGACGGTTTGTTTCTCCACCCACCGAAAGGCTGAAATTGAAGTCGTCACCAATCTGGCGTGTTGCTGTAACCAATCCCTGAAAACGGGTCTGGGTTTTGTTTTCAGAATACTCACGGTATTCACCACCCGAGAAGTTTACGTTGTCTCCCCTGTTCTGGTTGTTACCTGTGTACAATTCGTTCTGAACGTTACCACGAACCAGGAAGCTTAACCAGTCTGTAATGTTACCAGTCAGATCGACATTTCCTCTGAACACTTTTTCATTACGGAATTGTCTGTATTCAAATGTCTGGAACATGAATTCAGTAATGTTGTAAGGGTCAGCAGAAGAACCTCTGCGGCGGCCGCCGGCGATAGGATCCAGATAATTTTTCGACCAGTAATCAATGTCCATGTTACGCGGACGGTTGTATACAAAACGGAAAACCGGGTTGTAGTTACCTCCCTGCCGGATCGGGTTGACCATGTCGTTATCCGTATAATCCGCACTTACGTCCAGATTAAGCACTTTTCCGATTTTCTGTGTTCCGCGGATGTTGAAGTTGTTTCTCTTCAATTCCGTTCCCGCAGCCATGATAGACGTGTTTTTCAAAGTTGAGAACGATGCACGGAAAGAACTGCGTTCGTTACCACCTTCGATAGCCAGGTTATGGTTGATATATTTTCCAGTCTGGAAGAAGCTCAAAGGATCATTGGCTTTCCATTCCACCATACGGCCATCCAGGTCACGCACTTGCTGTCCTTCGAATTTCGGACCGTAAGAGAATGGGAAGTTGGCACGGTCCACTTCGGGAACTCCGTCTGCGCCGGTTGCAAATGTCGGGCTTAAACCTGCACCGTATTCATTTTGCAGGTCAAGGAAACGATATGCATTTTCAAATGTAGAAGTATGGTTGTAAGTAACACCCAAACCTTTGTCCTGACGTCCTTTTTTGGTTTGCACAACAACAACACCATTCAAAGCCTCAGAACCATAAAGCGAACTTGCAGCTGAACCTTTCAACACAGTCATAGACTCAATGTTGTCCGGGTTGATGTTTTTCATAATGTTACCAAAATCCTGCGCAGCTCCCCAAGAGTCAGCTCCTGACGTTCCAGGGCGGATAAGCACACCATCCACAACGAAAAGTGGCTGTGTATTAGGGCTTAAAGAAGCATTACCACGGATACGGATACGTGAAGAGGACATTGGACCACCCGTTCCCTGGTTGATCATAACCCCTGCAACTTTACCCTGAAGCGCGTTTACCATGTTGGCGTTGGCAGTTCTGGTAATGTCGTTTCCTTGTACAGACTGTACGGAGTAAGCTAGCTTTCTGGCTTCGGTAGTCATACCAAAACCGGTAACCACCACTTCGTTCAGTGTTTTGTTGTCTTCTTCCAGATTTACGGACAGCTGGCTGGCATTGCCAACCGTTACTTCTTTACTGATGTAACCAATTGAAGAAAACACAATCACGGATGTGCTGGAAGGCACACTTACACTGAATGTTCCATTGGCATCCGTAGCACCACCTGCGTTGGTTCCTTTTACAAGGTAGGATACACCAGGCAACGGATTTTGATCCTTGTCCAGCACCGTTCCATTAACGGTTTTTCTGTCCTGGGCCATGCTCCATGTGCTCCCTATAAGCAGGAGAAGCAAGGTTACCAGACGGGTTAAAGTCGTAAACTTTTGTCTCATAGTAAACTTTAGTGGTTAAATAAAGGTGGCTTGATTCCCATACGTATGCCCTGCCCTAAAAAGATTTTCAAAGTTGAATAGTCTATTCGTTAACAGCATAAGTATTGATGGATCAAAATAAATATAAATATTAACAAAAACATAACATTTATTAAAAAATATTAATAATAAGCATACAAAGTAAGTAGAGTGTTTGGCCGATTGACTATTTGACCTTTATTTTCGACAGCAAATGACGGCCTACCAACTCTCCCTGGTGCTGGCCATTGGTGATGGAAGACCGGTAATGTATCCCGCCATACAACCGGCTGATCCCCGCCTCGGCTGCTGCGTCGTTGAATGACCTGAAAGTGCGGACCGGCAGCCCATAGTCAGTTTCTGTATGGTCATTGAATGAAAAATCTTCTCCGAGAAGGTAGGTTAACACCACTGCTGCCGCGGCAGAGATGACGCTATGCCCGCTGGTATACTCCGGGAAAGGCGGTGTTTGGAGCATTGGACGCCATTTTTCGTCTATATAAGCATTAATGACAGTTTCGGGCCGGATAAACTGGCTCCTGTATTTTTCATCCCAGCAACTGATAAACCCGTCGAATAACGCCATGGAAGTCAGGACATAAATGGCGGCTGTTTCCTGCCAGTTTTTGCCTTTACTTTCCGCAGCCTGTCCTGCAATGGATATCCAATGACCGCCGGGTGAGAGCTTTTTGGTTGCAAAATTAAGATGGCCCTGTGTGTTGAGATAAAATGGATTACAGTCCCAAAAGCTGGCAATCAACACCTCTTCTTTGCTTAACTTTTGGGTAACGTGGTAAACCTCCCGCACCTCTTTCATAAAAACGCTGGCCGTATCTGTACTGTATCCCGGTGGCGGAACGGGTTTGAATTGCCCGGCAGAATCCAGGCTAACCGGCCTGATCTGAGACCAGTAAGGTTCCACAGCGTCAATGAACCCGGGCGGTGTTGGCGTCCATTTGCCTTTTTGCTTACTGTAAGTGTACCGCCGCTTTGTCCTCGTTTTTGCATAATTGTCTTTCGCAGACCAGGTTAATATGCTATCCGCCACGGCCTGCCCGAGTCGCAGGGAGTTATTGTAGACCAATGTATCTTTCTCCCGGAAGTCATTCAGGATTACGCGGATACTGTCGATTAATAAATGCTCCGAAAACACCAGTTTGCCCCCGGTTTTGAAAAACGCATAGACAGCGGCAAGCTCATAGTTGACCTTCTTTTCACTTTTCAACCCTTTCATGTCCGGAAAACCGGGGATTTGTCCCTGCATGGTCCGATAGCTTTTATCCTGCATAGCAAGCGTTTCGTAAGCAGCAACATTGGCATACAAATAAATCCTGCTGGCGGCCGGAGGGGAAAAAATATCATACACGATCACACGCGTTAAGTTTTTTTCAGCCCGGTGCAAAAGCCTGGGTGAGGGCCCTGCAACGGCAGCAATGCTATCCCCATAATTCGCAAATAGCAATATCAGCAGCAAATGCAAAGTGAATCTTCCCCTCATTTCTCTATGGTTTGTTCAAAGATCACAGGCTCACCATTGTTAACGGACAATACTATACGCGTGTCTCCTATTATGGTTCCCTTCCGGATTTCACCGCCCGCCCAGAAACCGGATTGCGCAGGGTTTATGGTCTCGTACTGAAATGGCGCAACTTGTCGCAATGCCACTCCTACGGACGCATCGCAAGGCCCCAGCTGAACACGATAGGGCGAAAAGTTACCTGCCAACAGCAAATCAGTCTTTTTATCGCTGTTTATATCCATCGAAATGATTGCGCTTACCCGCGAGATTTGGGCTTCCTGCGGCAGTTCGTGTTTTTGGAATTGAAAGTTGCCTTTGTTTTCCAGGATAATGCTGGACAATTGTTTGCAGTGGACTTTGCTGCTTTTACTAATGGCCTCTGCACCGAATATATCCGTTAATGTTGCATCCGCATAGAGCGCATAACTGGTGTACTTTC of Dyadobacter chenhuakuii contains these proteins:
- a CDS encoding vanadium-dependent haloperoxidase, with translation MRGRFTLHLLLILLFANYGDSIAAVAGPSPRLLHRAEKNLTRVIVYDIFSPPAASRIYLYANVAAYETLAMQDKSYRTMQGQIPGFPDMKGLKSEKKVNYELAAVYAFFKTGGKLVFSEHLLIDSIRVILNDFREKDTLVYNNSLRLGQAVADSILTWSAKDNYAKTRTKRRYTYSKQKGKWTPTPPGFIDAVEPYWSQIRPVSLDSAGQFKPVPPPGYSTDTASVFMKEVREVYHVTQKLSKEEVLIASFWDCNPFYLNTQGHLNFATKKLSPGGHWISIAGQAAESKGKNWQETAAIYVLTSMALFDGFISCWDEKYRSQFIRPETVINAYIDEKWRPMLQTPPFPEYTSGHSVISAAAAVVLTYLLGEDFSFNDHTETDYGLPVRTFRSFNDAAAEAGISRLYGGIHYRSSITNGQHQGELVGRHLLSKIKVK
- a CDS encoding AIR synthase related protein; translated protein: MKTTDRYLQRGVSASKEDVHKAIEKIDKGLFPKAFCKIVPDTLAGDPEYCTIMHADGAGTKTSLAYLYWKETGDISVWKGIAQDAIVMNTDDLLCVGATGPMLYSSTIDRNKNRIPGEVIAEVINGAEEVLEMLRSYGVEIYSTGGETADVGDLVRTVTVNSTVIARMKRSEVVDNANIVAGDVIVGLASCGQATYEEVYNGGMGSNGLTSARHDVLGKYLAEKYPESFDPEVNADLIYSGTKKLTDPVAGTPLNVGQLVLSPTRTYAPVAKALLDEMRSEIHGMVHCSGGAQTKILHFVDNLHIIKDNLLPVPPLFQMIQEESGTDWQEMYKVFNMGHRLEIYLSQQHAERVIEISKSFGIDAQIVGRVEASDTKKLTIKSEFGEFYYS
- the tnpA gene encoding IS200/IS605 family transposase translates to MSWTRVWVHMVFATKYRHPFLNDSIRWKVFEHMYENAREKGIFLDSVNGWTDHAHCLVALEREQTISKVAQLIKGESSFWINQNKLTTRKFTWQDDYWAVSVSERHVEIVRNYIRKQESHHRTKTFKQESDRFMKKYGWEPTNPKSPKKSPVSRSLK
- a CDS encoding SusC/RagA family TonB-linked outer membrane protein encodes the protein MRQKFTTLTRLVTLLLLLIGSTWSMAQDRKTVNGTVLDKDQNPLPGVSYLVKGTNAGGATDANGTFSVSVPSSTSVIVFSSIGYISKEVTVGNASQLSVNLEEDNKTLNEVVVTGFGMTTEARKLAYSVQSVQGNDITRTANANMVNALQGKVAGVMINQGTGGPMSSSRIRIRGNASLSPNTQPLFVVDGVLIRPGTSGADSWGAAQDFGNIMKNINPDNIESMTVLKGSAASSLYGSEALNGVVVVQTKKGRQDKGLGVTYNHTSTFENAYRFLDLQNEYGAGLSPTFATGADGVPEVDRANFPFSYGPKFEGQQVRDLDGRMVEWKANDPLSFFQTGKYINHNLAIEGGNERSSFRASFSTLKNTSIMAAGTELKRNNFNIRGTQKIGKVLNLDVSADYTDNDMVNPIRQGGNYNPVFRFVYNRPRNMDIDYWSKNYLDPIAGGRRRGSSADPYNITEFMFQTFEYRQFRNEKVFRGNVDLTGNITDWLSFLVRGNVQNELYTGNNQNRGDNVNFSGGEYREYSENKTQTRFQGLVTATRQIGDDFNFSLSVGGETNRLIGGRKFDMRTDGGLRVPDVYSLSNSINLLKTESIALTPSKRIDALYAYGDLTFKDALTLSASYRTDWSSTLTYANGSGDYIYSYPSVGLSWIATESLKDLPTWLSFGKVRASLGYTGGDTEAWSTNQTGVYEPKPAYLQADGSQINLAGFRDPNTLPNYGLKNRLAREVEFGADIRFFNNRLGIDATYYNKITKNEILSLNTTTESGVSSRIVNAGRIQNKGVEILLTATPIKKADFEWNTSINFSRNRNKVLELVQGTDTYELNLGFGADIKSVARVGKDYGTIITPYGFAIYESNDANNPANGQKVIGAISGEGGIGYVRNGSYGSKADKELGSVMEKFLASNVNSIRYKNFTATVQADAKIGGLMSSATHQYGSSLGSFAFTLPGRNTELGGVTFTDAEGNVRNDGIIPEGVLANGFQVVVDGAPKDLGGMAYADAVAAGYVKPIPAYAYYMNLTQWSSGIREYSTFENSWVSLREVSVGYNVPASLLGKAKIQSLRVSLVGRNLGYLYRTAKDGINPEGLYSNKAGEFMEYGGLPFSRNLGVSVSVGL
- a CDS encoding SusD/RagB family nutrient-binding outer membrane lipoprotein encodes the protein MKFRSSKIFLLAAVGFLSSCEKEAFVDINKNPDALTEIPPQNQFLNATTGIHGQDFEAFYDLYRRIMPWMQYNTLLNGNQGSFTLNFDNFANRYGRLYNGVGDRLYDLEQLVGKLEPEEQPRYDQMIQIARILRAYYAFYVSDIYGSIPYSEAFQGRYGGTLQPKYDTQPELFARLDGEIKAAVAALKVSPAVPQYSLGAYDQYYKGDPLKWIKAANALRLRMAMRVQKADAAAGNAIITEVLAQPAADMMAGNEDAWIFIGNATFTGDAGGGNWNTDELRAPKPMVDFMWEKRDPRIDAFFTPNEYSQANINLLIAEKKLPAGTKEGRRYVGSFTSPDEARLTAVVQRYYTPKVINSNKENVDTLSLIQPRLFSTGKADAAGNAGTGQSYLPVITYAEYCFMRAEIALKTTGAAAAKTWYEAGVKSSLEWYNQVGVNAKLTDYTPTTPAEITAYLAQPGIAFETARAMDQIASQSYLNFMKQPQEGWALYKRTGFPNEKSVVPLPKLTYLNVPLVVPRRAPITLPSQSDPNYANKKAAYDAMAAMPGFGDLTSAAGRVWWDKP
- a CDS encoding redoxin domain-containing protein; this encodes MWRKINVLILICLLVSFDKTEGGPIREILLATPLKVILFLDPECPVTNAYMREIKQIYADYSAKGVSFEAYFPMETVTERDIQGFLKNYNATFPGFPDPGMRKATRYKATVMPEVVLLNANGLVVYQGAIDNWFYALGKSRPKATELYLRNALEATLNDNPIMQSKTQAIGCLINMKLD
- the argH gene encoding argininosuccinate lyase is translated as MKLWQKENTVTSEKIEKFTVGRDREMDLHLAEYDVLGNLAHAKMLETIGLLTSDDLVALEQELKLIHFQIQQGEFLIEEGVEDVHSQVELQLTRKLGDTGKKIHSGRSRNDQVLVDMKLYTRARLFEVVQATEKLFDVLVSRSEEHKNDLLPGYTHLQIAMPSSFGLWFGAYAEGLIDDLIQLNAAYRLANRNPLGSGAGYGSSFPLNRTLTTELLGFEGMHHNVVYAQMSRGRTEQAALTAIASLAATVSRLAMDVCLYNSQNFSFIVLPDDLTTGSSIMPHKKNPDVAELLRAKTNRIKALPMEVTMVLSNLPSGYHRDMQLLKEILMPAFDEILDCLDIAAFMLENMKVKQNLLDDAKYDLLFSVERVNELVINGVPFRDAYRQVGAEIGDGSYTAPRELKHTHEGSIGNLQTAEIQQRMKQEIAAFGYDKVTAALEKLLQNG